In Carya illinoinensis cultivar Pawnee chromosome 16, C.illinoinensisPawnee_v1, whole genome shotgun sequence, a single window of DNA contains:
- the LOC122298413 gene encoding putative receptor protein kinase ZmPK1, whose amino-acid sequence MYSAIKYVQTQTLLHEYLHIFPTRPLLLSFHSMKFMGTLILFMLFSALFAPATSTNRTLSESLSLSSENPEDVLTSPNGVFSAGFYSVGDNAYCFAIWFASRPSRSQDRTVVWMANRDQPVNGRKSKLSLLRTGNLILSDAGKFTVWETNTISISSLELVLYDTGNLVLRTLGGENLWESFHFPTDTLLPQQLLTRNTKLVSARSHTNYSSGFYKLLFDIDNVLCLIYDGAEVSSSYWPAPWFSSSQTGRFPFNSSRIAFLDSFGNFSSSDKFTFSSADYGQLLHRRLTLDYDGNLRLYSLESLDEEGEMWVVSWQAFQIPCTIHGVCGANSICSYVLGIGRNCSCLPGYKMINHTDWSQGCEPELDLSYGKSDGFLPLSHLDFYGYDYNNNPDNYTLDKCKKLCLESAECKAFQYTFDTTLGFSKCYAKIQLMNGYRTPYFEGTFYLRVPENILPWNANLAKEIGLNCSSEGPLLLGRVYLKSRVYGTGKFMLWFVCGLGGLEIVGIFLVWCLFIRTPNSSSADKRYLLAITGFRKFTYLELKKATKGFTEEIGRGAGGIVYKGVLADNRVAAIKQLYETNQGEDVFLAEVSIIGRLNHMNLTEMWGYCAEGKHRLLVSEYMEHGSLADNLSSNSLDWKKRFEIALGTAKGLSYLHEECLEWVLHCDVKPENIFLDPNYQPKVADFGLSKLQSRGANDNSSFSRMRGTRGYMAPEWVFHLPITSKVDVYSYGIVVLEMVTGKDATKGVHVIDSGGEPQQKGLLSWVREKKKRTASTKSWLAEIIDPRLKGKYDIGKMETLIGVALQCAEEKKDARPSMRQVVEMLLAQENDHQ is encoded by the coding sequence atGTATTCTGCTATAAAATATGTACAGACCCAGACCCTTCTCCACGAGTATCTGCATATCTTTCCTACGCGGCCTCTCCTTTTGAGCTTTCATTCCATGAAGTTCATGGGCACTCTGATCTTGTTCATGCTCTTCTCGGCATTGTTTGCTCCGGCAACATCCACAAATCGCACTTTGAGCGAAAGTTTGTCTCTCTCCAGCGAGAACCCGGAAGATGTTTTGACTTCGCCAAATGGAGTGTTCTCCGCTGGATTTTACTCCGTCGGTGACAATGCTTATTGCTTTGCCATATGGTTCGCCTCCCGACCCTCAAGGAGTCAGGACCGCACCGTTGTCTGGATGGCAAACCGAGACCAACCGGTCAACGGAAGGAAATCGAAGCTCTCCCTGCTCAGAACTGGTAATCTTATCTTATCCGACGCCGGTAAGTTCACCGTTTGGGAGACAAACACTATTTCTATCTCGTCTTTAGAATTAGTTCTTTACGATACTGGTAATCTTGTCCTACGAACTTTGGGAGGTGAAAATTTGTGGGAAAGCTTCCACTTTCCCACAGATACCTTGCTTCCCCAGCAATTACTAACTAGAAATACAAAGCTTGTCTCCGCGAGAAGCCATACCAACTATTCCTCTGGCTTCTACAAGCTTCTTTTCGATATTGATAACGTCCTCTGCCTTATTTACGATGGGGCTGAGGTTTCCAGTAGTTACTGGCCTGCACCATGGTTTTCGAGCTCCCAAACTGGAAGGTTCCCGTTCAACAGTAGTAGAATCGCATTTCTCGATTCCTTCGGCAACTTTAGTTCTTCCGATAAATTTACGTTTTCGTCAGCCGACTATGGGCAATTGCTCCATAGAAGATTGACACTTGATTACGATGGTAATCTTCGATTGTACAGTTTGGAGTCTTTGGACGAGGAGGGCGAGATGTGGGTTGTTTCGTGGCAGGCCTTTCAGATACCTTGTACTATTCATGGTGTTTGTGGGGCTAACAGTATATGCAGCTATGTTCTTGGTATTGGTAGAAATTGCTCGTGCCTTCCAGGGTATAAGATGATAAATCATACCGATTGGTCTCAAGGGTGTGAACCCGAATTGGATCTCTCTTACGGGAAAAGCGATGGTTTTTTGCCGCTATCCCATCTTGATTTCTATGgttatgattataataataaccCTGATAATTACACGCTCGATAAATGCAAGAAGTTATGCTTGGAATCAGCCGAGTGCAAAGCATTCCAATACACCTTTGATACGACTCTTGGTTTTTCAAAATGTTACGCAAAGATTCAATTGATGAATGGATATCGAACGCCTTATTTTGAAGGAACCTTCTATCTGAGAGTGCCGGAAAATATTCTCCCCTGGAATGCCAATCTTGCCAAAGAAATTGGTTTAAATTGTTCAAGTGAAGGTCCCCTGCTGCTGGGAAGAGTATACTTAAAGAGCCGGGTATACGGGACTGGGAAATTTATGCTCTGGTTTGTATGTGGATTAGGAGGACTAGAAATTGTGGGTATCTTTTTGGTGTGGTGTCTCTTCATTAGAACCCCCAACAGTTCTAGTGCAGACAAGCGCTATCTTCTAGCCATCACTGGATTCAGAAAATTTACATATTTGGAGCTGAAGAAGGCCACAAAGGGTTTCACCGAGGAGATTGGAAGAGGTGCAGGAGGGATTGTGTACAAAGGGGTGTTGGCGGATAATCGAGTTGCGGCAATCAAGCAACTCTACGAAACTAACCAAGGAGAAGATGTATTTCTAGCAGAAGTGAGCATTATTGGTAGGCTTAACCACATGAACTTGACAGAAATGTGGGGTTATTGCGCCGAGGGAAAGCACAGGCTTTTGGTATCCGAGTACATGGAGCATGGTTCATTAGCAGACAACCTCTCTTCCAATTcacttgattggaagaaaaggTTTGAAATCGCTTTGGGCACTGCAAAAGGCCTGTCTTATTTGCATGAAGAGTGCTTGGAGTGGGTTTTACACTGCGATGTAAAACCTGAAAATATATTCCTAGACCCTAATTATCAACCAAAGGTGGCAGATTTTGGGCTATCCAAACTACAAAGCAGAGGAGCAAATGACAATTCAAGTTTCTCAAGAATGAGAGGAACCCGGGGATATATGGCTCCGGAGTGGGTATTCCATCTGCCCATCACCTCGAAAGTAGATGTTTATAGCTACGGAATTGTTGTGTTGGAGATGGTGACTGGAAAGGATGCAACAAAGGGTGTCCATGTCATAGACAGTGGAGGGGAGCCACAGCAGAAAGGGCTTCTGTCGTGGGTgagggaaaagaagaagaggacgGCTTCAACTAAATCCTGGCTTGCAGAGATCATAGACCCAAGGTTGAAAGGTAAATACGACATAGGAAAGATGGAAACTCTGATTGGGGTTGCTCTGCAATGTGcggaggaaaaaaaagatgcaaGACCCAGCATGAGACAAGTAGTTGAGATGCTTTTGGCCCAAGAAAATGATCACCAGTGA
- the LOC122299928 gene encoding putative receptor protein kinase ZmPK1: MGTLILFILFSALFAPATSANRTLSEGLSLSSENPEDVLTSPNGMFSAGFYSVGHNAYCFAIWFDSRPSRSQDRTVVWMANRDQPVNGRKSKLSLLRTGNLILTDTGEFTVWQTNTNSLYSLELHLYDTGNLVLRTLGGENLWESFHFPTDTLLPQQLLTSNTKLVSSRSQTNYSSGLYKLLFEIDNVLSLLYDGAEVPSIYWPDPRFHRGYNDGRFVYNSRRFAVLDSFGNFNSSDKFTFLSTDYGQLLHRRLTLDSDGNLRLYSWDEEGEIWVVSWQALQRPCFIPGVCGANGICSYVPGIGGKCSCLPGYKMIKHSDWSQGCEPELDLTFGKSKFDFLQVSHLRFYGNDYNTSYSYTLDQCKKLCLELADCKAFRYTFNTASGTSDCFPKILLINGERSPSFSGSFYLRVPKKDLSHLLSNANHAEEIGLNCSSEGPLPLYLKNRENGIVKFMLWFVCGLGGLEIVGIFLVWCLFVRTPKSSSADEQGHLLAITGFRKYTYSELKKATKGFTKEIGRGAGGIVCKGVLADNRVAAIKQLSEANQGEHVFLAEVNIIGRLNHMNLIEMWGYCAEGKRRILVTEYMEHGSLADNLSSSSLDWKKRFKIALGTAKGLSYLHEECLEWVLHCDVKPENIFLDSNYQPKVADFGLSKLQSRGEPNNPSFSRMRGTRGYMAPEWVFNLPITSKVDVYSYGIVVLEMVTGKDATKGVHDIDSGEQPQHKRLVSWVREKKNRAALTDSWLEEIIDPRLKGKYDVRKMETLIGVALQCVEEERDARPSMREVVEMLLAHENDFGP; the protein is encoded by the coding sequence ATGGGCACTCTGATCTTGTTCATCCTCTTCTCGGCATTGTTTGCTCCGGCGACATCCGCAAATCGAACTTTGAGCGAAGGTTTGTCTCTCTCCAGCGAGAACCCGGAAGATGTTTTGACTTCGCCGAATGGAATGTTCTCCGCTGGGTTTTACTCCGTCGGTCACAATGCTTATTGCTTTGCAATATGGTTTGACTCCCGACCCTCAAGGAGTCAGGACCGCACCGTTGTCTGGATGGCCAACCGAGACCAACCGGTTAACGGAAGGAAATCGAAGCTCTCCCTGCTCAGAACTGGTAATCTTATCTTAACCGACACCGGTGAGTTCACCGTCTGGCAGACAAACACTAATTCTCTCTATTCTCTAGAATTACATCTTTACGATACTGGTAACCTTGTTCTACGAACTTTGGGAGGTGAAAATTTGTGGGAAAGCTTCCACTTTCCCACAGATACCTTGCTTCCCCAGCAATTACTAACTAGCAATACAAAGCTTGTCTCCTCGAGAAGCCAGACCAACTATTCCTCTGGCCTCTACAAGCTCCTTTTCGAAATTGATAACGTCCTCAGCCTTCTTTATGATGGGGCTGAGGTTCCCAGTATTTACTGGCCTGATCCACGGTTTCACCGCGGTTATAATGACGGAAGGTTCGTGTACAATAGTCGCAGATTCGCAGTGCTTGATTCCTTCGGGAACTTTAATTCTTCCGataaatttacatttttgtCAACTGACTATGGGCAATTGCTCCATAGAAGATTGACACTTGATTCCGATGGCAATCTTCGATTGTACAGTTGGGACGAGGAGGGCGAGATTTGGGTTGTTTCATGGCAGGCCTTGCAGAGACCTTGTTTTATTCCTGGTGTTTGTGGGGCTAACGGTATATGCAGTTATGTTCCTGGTATTGGTGGAAAGTGCTCGTGTCTTCCAGGATATAAGATGATAAAACATTCCGATTGGTCTCAAGGGTGTGAACCCGAATTGGATCTCACTTTTGGGAAAAGCAAGTTTGATTTTTTGCAGGTTTCCCATCTTCGTTTCTATGGTAATGATTATAATACCTCCTACAGTTATACACTCGATCAATGCAAGAAGTTATGCTTGGAACTGGCCGACTGCAAAGCATTCCGATACACCTTTAACACGGCTAGTGGTACTTCAGATTGTTTCCCCAAGATTCTATTGATAAACGGAGAGCGTTCGCCTTCTTTTAGTGGAAGCTTCTATCTGAGAGTGCCGAAAAAAGATCTCTCACATCTCCTCTCGAACGCCAATCATGCTGAAGAAATCGGTTTAAATTGTTCAAGTGAAGGTCCCCTACCGCTATACTTAAAAAACCGGGAAAACGGGATCGTGAAATTCATGCTCTGGTTTGTATGTGGACTAGGAGGACTAGAAATTGTGGGTATCTTTCTGGTGTGGTGTCTCTTCGTTAGAACCCCCAAAAGTTCTAGTGCAGATGAGCAAGGCCATCTTCTTGCCATCACTGGATTCAGAAAATATACATATTCAGAGCTCAAGAAAGCCACAAAGGGTTTTACTAAGGAGATTGGAAGAGGTGCAGGAGGGATTGTGTGCAAAGGGGTATTGGCGGACAATCGAGTTGCAGCAATCAAGCAACTCTCCGAAGCCAACCAAGGAGAACATGTATTTCTAGCAGAAGTGAACATCATTGGTAGGCTTAACCACATGAACTTGATAGAAATGTGGGGTTACTGTGCTGAGGGAAAGCGGCGGATTTTGGTTACTGAGTACATGGAGCATGGTTCATTGGCAGACAACCTCTCTTCCAGTTcacttgattggaagaaaaggTTTAAAATCGCTTTGGGTACAGCAAAAGGCCTGTCTTATTTGCATGAAGAGTGCTTGGAGTGGGTTTTACACTGCGATGTAAAACCTGAAAATATATTCCTAGACTCTAATTATCAACCAAAGGTTGCAGATTTTGGCTTATCCAAACTACAAAGTAGAGGAGAACCCAATAATCCGAGTTTCTCGAGAATGAGAGGTACCCGCGGATACATGGCTCCGGAGTGGGTATTTAATCTGCCCATCACCTCCAAAGTAGATGTTTATAGCTACGGGATTGTTGTGTTGGAGATGGTGACCGGAAAAGATGCAACAAAGGGTGTCCATGACATAGACAGTGGAGAGCAGCCACAACACAAAAGGCTTGTTTCGTGGGTGAGGGAAAAGAAGAATAGAGCAGCTTTAACTGATTCCTGGCTTGAAGAGATCATAGACCCAAGGTTGAAAGGCAAATATGACGTACGAAAGATGGAAACTTTGATTGGGGTTGCTTTGCAATGTGTAGAGGAAGAAAGAGATGCAAGACCCAGCATGAGAGAAGTCGTTGAGATGCTTTTGGCccatgaaaatgattttggcccatga